A part of Aegilops tauschii subsp. strangulata cultivar AL8/78 chromosome 2, Aet v6.0, whole genome shotgun sequence genomic DNA contains:
- the LOC120974014 gene encoding homeobox-leucine zipper protein HAT3-like, whose translation MAEMEEEIEEMTALSLGSGSTSNSKHSKSKRGTGSNSNPKPPVQLALFPDQDSDDHGDGHPRKKLRLSAEQVTVLEGVYEEHCNLDAIVKQGLAKRLDIKPRQVEVWFQNRRARSKQKQTAEDYEHLKRKSQGLIKENQKLKMELQQLMSISQRDNTKNGFNLVAVCSFCDKIFRDHHGQKKL comes from the exons ATGGCTGAGATGGAAGAAGAAATAGAGGAAATGACTGCCCTTTCCCTTGGCAGTGGATCTACTAGCAACAGCAAGCACTCCAAATCTAAGCGAGGCACTGGCTCCAATTCCAATCCAAAACCGCCTGTCCAACTCGCCTTGTTCCCAGATCAAGACAGCGATGATCACGGCGATGGTCATCCAAGGAAGAAGCTACGGCTTAGCGCTGAACAGGTGACGGTGCTCGAAGGTGTCTACGAAGAACATTGCAACCTTGACGCG ATTGTGAAGCAAGGGCTGGCGAAGAGGCTGGACATAAAACCACGCCAAGTCGAAGTCTGGTTTCAGAACAGAAGAGCCCG GAGCAAGCAGAAGCAGACGGCAGAGGATTATGAGCATCTCAAGAGAAAGTCCCAAGGGCTAATCAAGGAGAACCAGAAGCTGAAGATGGAGCTGCAACAACTGATGAGTATTTCTCAGCGTGACAATACTAAAAATGGCTTCAACTTAGTTGCCGTGTGCTCATTCTGCGATAAAATCTTCAGAGATCACCATGGCCAAAAGAAATTGTAA